One Vespa crabro chromosome 4, iyVesCrab1.2, whole genome shotgun sequence DNA segment encodes these proteins:
- the LOC124423332 gene encoding arp2/3 complex-activating protein rickA-like isoform X2 produces the protein MIPGKRVPPQNSVMKFFKAMDDFMASAEEDDVIGVHCTHGINRSGYLICRYLIQQLGWELQDSLKAFEEARGYPIYRDAYVAALKEIPRDEKIDTNKINLFNPSTTRKENYSIPVRRVLDQYRLRLKHPKGRPVPYPMGPPPGFKPHRRGFTNGAPYPPQPFGFGAPPPGFGSMPPHPPGMPLPPPPGPPMYGPRPLRYGPPPPPPPPPPAMRASGPGFHPPGFPLRLPGLPRMAGPPRLPPGPPSRLPPPKMPPPPPPPPPQVRQAVVVKRLQAHKKKHHNQHQEQQIARNGRIIPLGSSMRLTKREVSTARRIRNITSKITKEQDFTVDTFEENLLAVSSTNAHLRRPLKGRYHQTK, from the exons aCGATGTCATAGGAGTACATTGTACGCATGGTATAAACCGCAGTGGGTATCTTATTTGTAG GTATCTCATTCAACAACTAGGCTGGGAACTACAAGATTCTTTAAAAG CTTTCGAGGAGGCACGTGGGTACCCGATCTATCGTGACGCATATGTTGCTGCCTTAAAGGAGATACCACGTGATGAGAAGATCgatacaaataaaatcaatctATTTAATCCATCGACCACTCGTAAAGAGAATTACTCGATACCAGTAAGAAGAGTGCTCGATCAGTATAGATTAAGACTGAAACATCCAAAAGGGAGACCAGTGCCATATCCAATGGGTCCACCACCAGGATTCAAACCACACCGTCGTGGATTCACGAATGGAGCACCCTATCCACCGCAACCTTTCGGTTTTGGTGCTCCACCACCTGGATTTGGTTCGATGCCTCCACATCCACCTGGTATGCCACTTCCACCGCCGCCAGGTCCACCGATGTACGGTCCGAGACCTTTGAGATATGGACCACCGCCgcccccaccaccaccaccaccagccATGAGAGCATCAGGTCCAGGCTTTCATCCACCAGGCTTTCCACTGCGTTTACCAGGTCTACCGAGAATGGCTGGTCCACCTAGATTACCACCTGGTCCGCCATCTCGATTACCACCTCCAAAAATGCCTCcgcctcctccaccacctccaccgcAGGTTAGGCAGGCGGTTGTTGTTAAACGACTACAAGCTCACAAAAAGAAACATCATAATCAGCATCAGGAGCAACAGATTGCTAGAAACGGTAGAATTATACCACTTGGGAGTTCGATGAGGCTAACAAAGCGCGAAGTCAGTACCGCCAGAAGGATTAGAAATATCACTTCAAAAATTACCAAGGAACAGGACTTTACCGTAGATACTTTTGAGGAAAATCTTTTGGCTGTCTCATCGACGAATGCACATTTGCGACGGCCATTAAAAGGACGATACCATCAGACTAAGTGA